A single genomic interval of Paenibacillus macerans harbors:
- a CDS encoding glycosyltransferase family 61 protein, giving the protein MGKYVDLYVSKENIEAYRANEKQDYLRKAALNVKEVKNGIILPAKGDLSVSWALGGVLDENGQFVKESHTRNEHVFGGFYEYDKQSVQQCDETVVFMGPFLSHWGHFICDQISRLWYILPDIKKYRIAYCGWNWGGEQTSLWGNFLEFMHLLGLSDEQLIDVKKPMRFRSVIIPEFSYIQGEYYTEEFKNIYRTVVSNIEVSGLEPYSHIYFTRRKFSDALNKERGEDEIESLFAANGYKILSPEQLTLSQQIYYMRNCDYMAAISGSITHNLLFAKEGQKVIILNKMDLMNGYQMVIDNIMDVKISCVDVYVKIFPVCFGLGPFLIGINRNLKNFVKDKGMTIPRNLQLNIKATIKKYMWYFAKFARIYANEHNRSELLSQQSAVRKQKNK; this is encoded by the coding sequence ATGGGGAAATATGTCGATTTGTATGTTAGCAAAGAGAACATTGAGGCGTACAGGGCAAATGAGAAACAAGACTATCTAAGGAAGGCAGCTTTGAATGTTAAAGAGGTGAAAAACGGTATTATTCTTCCGGCCAAGGGGGATCTCTCAGTTTCTTGGGCGCTCGGAGGAGTATTAGATGAAAACGGTCAATTCGTCAAGGAATCACATACTAGGAATGAGCATGTCTTCGGCGGTTTTTACGAATATGATAAGCAATCTGTGCAACAGTGCGATGAAACGGTAGTGTTTATGGGGCCGTTTCTGTCCCATTGGGGGCACTTTATCTGTGACCAGATATCAAGGTTATGGTATATTCTCCCGGATATAAAAAAGTACCGGATTGCGTATTGTGGTTGGAATTGGGGTGGCGAGCAGACCAGTTTGTGGGGGAACTTTCTGGAATTCATGCATTTGCTTGGCTTAAGTGATGAGCAGTTGATAGATGTCAAGAAGCCGATGCGGTTCCGTTCAGTCATCATTCCTGAGTTCTCCTATATTCAAGGGGAATACTACACCGAAGAATTCAAAAATATCTATCGTACTGTTGTATCAAATATCGAAGTGTCCGGCCTTGAACCATACTCGCATATATACTTTACACGTAGGAAATTTTCCGATGCGCTGAATAAGGAACGTGGGGAAGACGAGATAGAATCATTATTTGCGGCGAACGGATACAAGATTCTTTCCCCTGAGCAGTTGACACTAAGTCAACAGATTTATTATATGCGAAACTGTGACTATATGGCGGCTATATCAGGCAGTATCACACATAACCTGTTGTTTGCCAAAGAGGGGCAAAAGGTGATCATTCTCAATAAAATGGACTTGATGAACGGTTACCAAATGGTGATTGACAATATAATGGATGTCAAAATCTCCTGTGTTGATGTTTACGTGAAGATATTTCCTGTTTGTTTTGGCCTCGGACCGTTCCTGATAGGCATTAATCGTAACTTAAAAAATTTCGTAAAGGACAAAGGCATGACGATTCCTCGGAATCTGCAATTAAATATAAAAGCGACGATTAAGAAATATATGTGGTACTTCGCAAAATTTGCTCGAATTTATGCTAATGAACATAACAGAAGTGAGTTGCTTTCACAGCAAAGTGCAGTTAGAAAACAAAAAAACAAATAA
- a CDS encoding sugar phosphate nucleotidyltransferase, which yields MKGIILAGGTGSRLYPLTKVTNKHLLPVGKYPMIFHSVAKLKEADITDILIVTGKDHMGDVVNLLGSGREMGVTFTYKVQDEAGGIAQALGLAEQFVGDDSMVVILGDNVFSDSIAPYVQSFRQQGKGAKILIQEVPDPKRYGVPELNGDKIVSIEEKPQQPKSNYAVTGIYMFDAQVFDIIRTLKPSTRGELEITDVNNAYIAANELGYDILKGWWTDAGTHASLMKANELAKGILFGEEFGKLKM from the coding sequence ATGAAAGGTATTATTCTAGCAGGGGGCACGGGCTCCCGCCTTTATCCGCTCACGAAAGTTACGAACAAGCACCTACTGCCGGTTGGCAAGTACCCGATGATCTTCCACTCGGTGGCAAAACTAAAAGAAGCCGACATCACCGATATCCTAATCGTTACTGGCAAAGATCATATGGGTGACGTTGTCAATCTGCTCGGCAGCGGGCGAGAGATGGGCGTTACGTTTACGTATAAAGTACAGGATGAGGCGGGTGGCATTGCTCAGGCCCTCGGGCTTGCGGAGCAATTTGTCGGCGATGATTCGATGGTCGTGATCTTGGGGGACAACGTATTTTCCGATAGCATTGCACCTTATGTTCAAAGCTTCCGCCAGCAAGGAAAAGGGGCGAAGATCTTGATCCAAGAAGTGCCGGATCCGAAGCGTTATGGTGTGCCCGAACTTAATGGTGACAAAATTGTGTCAATCGAGGAGAAGCCTCAGCAACCAAAAAGTAATTATGCGGTTACCGGCATTTATATGTTTGATGCTCAGGTATTTGACATTATCCGGACGCTGAAACCTTCAACCCGTGGAGAACTGGAGATTACGGATGTGAACAATGCGTATATCGCTGCGAATGAGTTGGGGTATGACATTCTTAAGGGCTGGTGGACGGATGCAGGAACTCATGCTTCCTTAATGAAAGCTAACGAGTTGGCGAAGGGCATTCTGTTTGGAGAAGAGTTTGGAAAATTGAAGATGTAA